A window from Streptomyces sp. NBC_00299 encodes these proteins:
- a CDS encoding SRPBCC family protein produces MAVRHRLIHAGPSAVWAVLADGSRYAEWVVGTARSEPLRGRWPDTDAAIRYEVRVGPARLFNETVVRRCDPGVSMELEAYAGVLGTARIAIELRPWGEKCLVLVDEHPLQGAGGRLHNMGFEALIQLRHRAMLARLARLCESEAQDARRAPRRAPAASAAPGVDGAGRA; encoded by the coding sequence ATGGCCGTTCGCCATCGTCTGATCCACGCCGGCCCGAGTGCCGTATGGGCCGTACTCGCCGACGGCAGCCGGTATGCGGAGTGGGTGGTGGGGACCGCACGGTCCGAGCCGCTTCGCGGGCGGTGGCCGGACACCGACGCCGCGATCCGCTACGAGGTCCGGGTCGGCCCCGCCCGGCTGTTCAACGAGACGGTCGTTCGCCGCTGCGACCCCGGCGTGTCCATGGAGCTGGAGGCTTACGCCGGCGTGCTCGGCACGGCACGTATCGCGATCGAGCTGCGGCCGTGGGGCGAAAAGTGCCTGGTGCTCGTGGACGAGCACCCTCTCCAGGGAGCGGGCGGCCGGCTGCACAACATGGGCTTCGAGGCGCTGATCCAACTGCGCCACCGGGCGATGCTCGCCCGCCTCGCCCGGCTCTGCGAGAGCGAGGCGCAGGACGCCCGCCGCGCCCCACGGAGGGCACCGGCCGCGTCGGCGGCGCCGGGCGTGGATGGAGCCGGTCGTGCCTGA
- a CDS encoding oxygenase MpaB family protein, which translates to MLTSIRDQLGQALFRRVAGPDGPATRARIHDTPGPRWFGPDRPIRTVHGDASMFIGGLSALLLQSLHPLAMAAVAGHSGYRGDPWGRLQRTSAFLAVTTYGTATDAQQAVDHVRSIHERIRGTTAEGVPYHAADPHLLGWVHAAETDSFLRAHERYGAHLLDAAAYDAYVADTARIAEAMGVIDPPRDRRELAERLSAYRPELRAGPEARAAARFLLFQPPLPLALRPFYGGLAANAVALLPPWTRGMLWLPRLPVVEDLAVRPTGQALTRTIRWAMHR; encoded by the coding sequence GTGCTGACCTCAATCCGCGACCAACTGGGCCAGGCCCTGTTCCGCCGCGTCGCCGGCCCCGACGGCCCGGCCACACGCGCCCGCATCCACGACACGCCCGGCCCGCGCTGGTTCGGCCCGGATCGCCCGATCCGCACGGTCCACGGTGACGCCTCGATGTTCATCGGCGGACTGAGCGCACTGCTGCTGCAGTCCCTTCATCCGCTCGCCATGGCGGCCGTGGCCGGGCACTCCGGATACCGCGGCGACCCGTGGGGCCGACTTCAGCGCACGAGCGCATTTCTGGCCGTGACGACCTACGGCACCGCTACAGACGCCCAGCAGGCCGTCGACCACGTCCGCAGCATCCACGAACGGATCCGAGGGACGACGGCCGAGGGCGTGCCCTACCACGCGGCTGATCCACACCTGCTCGGCTGGGTGCACGCCGCCGAGACCGACAGCTTCCTGCGCGCCCACGAACGCTACGGAGCGCACTTGCTGGACGCCGCCGCCTACGACGCGTACGTGGCCGACACCGCACGCATCGCGGAGGCAATGGGGGTGATCGACCCGCCACGCGACCGCCGCGAACTCGCCGAGCGGCTGTCCGCCTACCGGCCCGAACTGCGGGCCGGTCCCGAGGCCCGCGCCGCCGCCCGCTTCCTGCTCTTCCAGCCTCCCCTGCCCCTCGCGCTGCGTCCCTTCTACGGCGGCCTTGCCGCGAACGCCGTCGCACTGCTCCCGCCCTGGACCCGTGGCATGCTGTGGCTGCCCCGGCTCCCGGTCGTGGAGGACCTCGCCGTACGTCCCACCGGCCAGGCACTGACCCGGACCATCCGCTGGGCCATGCACCGCTGA
- a CDS encoding CBS domain-containing protein, which yields MTQHVRDVMTTHPMTVEPQASVQAVARMMRDEDIGAVLVTEGGRLRGLVSDRDLVVRAVAEGGDPDRTTVAQACSEDLVTVGPDDDLILAVQVMREHSVRRVPVVDRESHPVGIVALADLAMERDPGSALGDISAARPNQ from the coding sequence ATGACTCAGCATGTCCGCGACGTCATGACGACCCACCCGATGACCGTGGAACCGCAGGCCTCGGTGCAGGCGGTGGCCCGGATGATGCGCGACGAGGACATCGGCGCCGTGCTGGTCACCGAGGGCGGGCGGCTGCGTGGGCTGGTCAGTGACCGTGACCTGGTGGTACGCGCGGTGGCCGAGGGCGGCGACCCGGACCGTACGACCGTGGCCCAGGCGTGCAGCGAGGACCTGGTCACGGTGGGGCCCGACGACGACCTGATTCTCGCGGTGCAGGTGATGCGCGAGCATTCCGTGCGGCGTGTGCCTGTCGTCGACCGAGAAAGCCACCCGGTGGGCATAGTCGCCCTCGCCGACCTCGCCATGGAACGTGATCCAGGCTCGGCCCTCGGCGACATCAGCGCCGCGCGCCCCAATCAGTGA
- a CDS encoding phytoene desaturase family protein, which translates to MPDAVVIGAGPNGLVAANVLADAGWSVEVLEEQPEPGGAVRHDRGVDPDFVNDVFSSFYPLAAASPVLSALRLQDYGLRWSHAPSVLAHPLTDGSCAVLDRDVGTTAASLEAFAPGDGAAWERLHGVWQRLHPDLLNSLFTPFPPVRSAARLALRLRAAGGLRMARSLVLPVRRLGEEEFDGQGGRLLLAGNALHADLAPESAGSGGFGWLMAMLGQTYGFPTPVGGSGALTQALILRLKARGVRVRCGQRVERIVVRGGRAVGVRTAVGDAVQARRAVLADVSVPALYGDLLEPEHVPDQLLDDLRRFQWDFATFKVDWALDGPVPWEAEQASRAGTVHLADGMDELTRFTAQIAMRQVPDRPFLLFGQMTTADATRSPLGTESAWAYTHVSREIAADAADEGITGRWDTKDQEIMADRVERQVERFAPGFRSLIRARRILAPPTLEARDANLCGGAINGGTTAIHQQLVFRPVPGTGRPETPVPGLFLSSAGAHPGGGVHGAPGANAARAALHRHRPPGLARAQRLLSRRDRTGNAH; encoded by the coding sequence GTGCCTGACGCCGTGGTGATCGGCGCCGGACCCAACGGTCTGGTGGCCGCCAACGTGCTGGCGGACGCCGGGTGGAGCGTCGAGGTGCTGGAGGAGCAGCCGGAGCCGGGCGGCGCCGTCCGTCACGACCGCGGCGTCGACCCCGACTTCGTCAACGACGTCTTCAGCTCCTTCTACCCCCTCGCAGCCGCCTCGCCGGTCCTGTCCGCCCTGCGGTTGCAGGACTACGGGCTGCGGTGGAGCCACGCGCCCAGTGTGCTGGCGCATCCCCTCACCGACGGCAGCTGCGCCGTGCTGGACCGGGACGTCGGCACCACTGCGGCGTCCCTGGAGGCCTTCGCACCGGGCGACGGAGCCGCGTGGGAGCGGCTGCATGGCGTGTGGCAGCGCCTGCACCCCGACCTGCTGAACTCTCTGTTCACCCCGTTCCCGCCCGTCCGCTCCGCGGCGCGGCTGGCGTTGCGGCTGCGGGCCGCGGGCGGTCTGCGCATGGCACGCTCCCTGGTGCTGCCGGTGCGCCGCCTGGGGGAGGAGGAGTTCGACGGTCAGGGAGGCCGGCTGCTGCTGGCCGGCAACGCCCTGCACGCCGACCTCGCCCCGGAGTCGGCCGGCAGCGGCGGCTTCGGCTGGCTGATGGCCATGCTCGGACAGACGTACGGCTTCCCCACCCCCGTCGGCGGCTCGGGCGCCCTGACCCAGGCTCTGATCCTGCGCCTGAAGGCCCGGGGCGTGCGGGTGCGCTGCGGGCAGCGGGTCGAGCGGATCGTCGTGCGGGGCGGGCGGGCCGTCGGCGTGCGTACGGCGGTCGGCGACGCGGTACAGGCACGCCGGGCGGTACTGGCCGACGTGTCGGTTCCCGCCCTGTACGGCGATCTCCTCGAACCCGAGCACGTGCCCGACCAGCTCCTGGACGACCTGCGTCGCTTCCAGTGGGACTTCGCCACGTTCAAGGTGGACTGGGCGCTCGACGGCCCGGTGCCCTGGGAGGCGGAGCAGGCGTCCCGGGCAGGCACCGTCCACCTCGCCGACGGCATGGACGAACTCACCCGCTTCACGGCGCAGATCGCGATGCGGCAGGTTCCGGACCGTCCCTTCCTGCTGTTCGGCCAGATGACCACCGCCGACGCCACCCGCTCCCCTCTGGGCACCGAATCAGCCTGGGCCTACACCCATGTGTCCCGTGAGATCGCCGCCGACGCCGCCGACGAGGGCATCACCGGCCGCTGGGACACCAAGGACCAGGAAATCATGGCCGACCGGGTCGAACGCCAGGTGGAACGCTTCGCGCCCGGTTTCCGCTCGCTGATCCGCGCCCGCCGCATCCTGGCGCCCCCGACCCTGGAGGCACGTGACGCCAATCTGTGCGGCGGAGCCATCAACGGCGGCACGACCGCGATCCACCAGCAGCTCGTCTTCCGCCCCGTGCCCGGCACCGGGCGCCCCGAGACCCCCGTCCCAGGGCTCTTCCTGTCCTCCGCCGGGGCCCACCCGGGCGGCGGCGTGCACGGCGCACCGGGAGCCAACGCCGCCCGGGCCGCCCTGCACCGCCACCGGCCACCCGGCCTCGCGCGCGCCCAACGCCTCCTGAGCCGACGTGACCGCACCGGAAACGCACACTGA
- a CDS encoding DUF6480 family protein, with the protein MTNPDREPTRAPGHDPGKRGVPPGETPPAEDDTTSAISYPQSELRRGWGPMPIVLIMLVVALVAIGLIAMAVDLIA; encoded by the coding sequence ATGACGAACCCTGATCGCGAGCCCACACGAGCCCCAGGACACGACCCCGGAAAAAGGGGAGTACCACCCGGTGAGACCCCGCCCGCCGAGGACGACACCACGTCCGCCATCTCCTATCCGCAGTCCGAGCTGCGCAGGGGCTGGGGCCCCATGCCGATCGTCCTGATCATGCTGGTGGTGGCGCTGGTGGCGATCGGGCTGATCGCGATGGCGGTGGACCTGATCGCGTAG
- a CDS encoding MSMEG_6728 family protein, with translation MQTFLPHPDFRQTALLLDRRRLGKQRVEALQVLRGLTVPGYGWRRHPAVRMWTGYEEALVRYGLEICRVWREQGHQDSCAASLVAGLAVHRPGVAVREQAELAAAGELPPWLGDEAFHESHRSALVRKDREVYGDLFSGVPDDLPYVWPVSDREPRYVPTGR, from the coding sequence ATGCAGACGTTCCTGCCCCACCCCGACTTCCGCCAGACGGCCCTGCTCCTCGACCGGCGCCGACTGGGCAAGCAGCGGGTCGAGGCGCTCCAGGTCCTGCGCGGCCTGACCGTCCCCGGCTACGGGTGGCGCCGGCACCCGGCCGTACGGATGTGGACCGGGTACGAGGAGGCCCTCGTCCGGTACGGCTTGGAGATCTGCCGGGTCTGGCGGGAGCAGGGACACCAGGACAGCTGCGCCGCCTCCCTGGTCGCCGGGCTGGCCGTGCACAGACCGGGCGTTGCCGTACGCGAACAGGCGGAGTTGGCCGCCGCCGGTGAGCTGCCGCCCTGGCTGGGCGACGAGGCCTTCCACGAGAGCCACCGTTCGGCACTGGTCCGCAAGGACCGCGAGGTGTACGGCGACCTGTTCTCCGGCGTCCCCGACGACCTGCCCTACGTGTGGCCGGTATCGGACCGTGAACCCCGGTACGTGCCCACCGGCAGGTGA
- a CDS encoding BtrH N-terminal domain-containing protein codes for MTLLDVDARGTQHCETTALGVLLRTQGLDLSEPMLFGLGSGLSFVYWDSKKMAFPFLGGRVKPFDLTRNLASGLGLELVVRETSSPRRAWENVAAPIDSGHPVGLQLDSFHLDYFGSKVHFGGHVVAMYGYDDHDAYLVDTDQQGGAVTTSLTSLAQARAARGPMTAKHRSFTLTVPTNLPSPQARITAAITACADAFLDPPIANLGHRGIEKAGKLVRTWLQRTDAPHRDLPQAALLMEKAGTGGALFRNLYRDFLAECTDLLDSDHLRAGHRLYTEAATLWTEAAALITKAGESGDAHCLARAGTVLHDLSRIEREAMQSLSRLTVPARNPASPARAD; via the coding sequence ATGACATTGCTGGACGTCGACGCCCGCGGTACGCAGCACTGCGAGACGACAGCTCTGGGAGTGCTGCTGCGCACTCAAGGGCTCGATCTGTCCGAGCCCATGCTCTTCGGTCTCGGCTCGGGTCTGTCCTTCGTCTACTGGGACAGCAAGAAGATGGCCTTCCCTTTCCTGGGGGGACGAGTGAAGCCCTTCGACCTCACCAGGAACCTGGCCTCCGGACTCGGGCTTGAGCTCGTCGTGCGGGAGACCAGCTCCCCCCGCAGGGCATGGGAGAACGTGGCAGCCCCCATCGACTCGGGCCACCCCGTCGGCCTGCAGCTCGACAGTTTCCATCTGGACTACTTCGGGTCGAAGGTGCACTTCGGCGGGCATGTCGTCGCCATGTACGGCTACGACGACCACGACGCCTACCTGGTGGACACCGACCAGCAAGGCGGAGCGGTGACCACGAGCCTGACCAGCCTCGCGCAGGCAAGAGCCGCACGCGGCCCGATGACCGCCAAGCACCGGTCCTTCACGCTCACCGTTCCGACGAACCTGCCCTCCCCCCAGGCCCGGATCACTGCCGCCATCACGGCCTGTGCCGACGCCTTCCTCGACCCGCCCATCGCCAACCTGGGCCACCGCGGCATCGAGAAGGCCGGCAAGCTGGTACGCACCTGGCTCCAGCGCACCGACGCCCCGCACCGGGACCTGCCACAGGCGGCCCTCTTGATGGAGAAGGCCGGCACCGGCGGCGCACTGTTCCGCAACCTCTACCGCGACTTCCTCGCCGAATGCACCGACCTGCTCGACAGCGATCACCTGCGCGCCGGACACAGGCTGTACACCGAGGCAGCCACGCTGTGGACGGAAGCCGCGGCACTGATCACGAAGGCCGGTGAATCAGGCGACGCACACTGCCTCGCCCGGGCAGGGACCGTCCTGCACGATCTCTCCCGCATCGAGCGCGAGGCCATGCAGTCCCTGAGCCGTCTGACCGTGCCGGCCCGGAATCCGGCATCTCCCGCAAGAGCCGATTGA